The following proteins are encoded in a genomic region of Paenibacillus sp. FSL R7-0273:
- a CDS encoding DUF1989 domain-containing protein, translating into MRNGTLIEEIRVPAYEGRSALVRKGQTLYIIDVEGKQVGDFVCFNAMDPDEHVSPVHMRASLSSIRLKTGDGLYSNRRQPLMQLTQDTVGRHDFFFPACDYYRYKIDFGLEEHPNCHDNLQQALQKYGLGNRELPDPINWFMNNKLDDNLDYIIEEPLSRPGDYIALLALTDVIVALSSCSQDLAPVNGFKVTPLLMQITG; encoded by the coding sequence ATGAGAAACGGAACGTTAATCGAGGAAATACGGGTGCCGGCTTACGAGGGCAGAAGCGCACTGGTACGAAAGGGGCAGACACTCTATATTATCGACGTGGAGGGTAAGCAGGTCGGCGATTTTGTCTGCTTCAATGCCATGGACCCGGATGAGCACGTCTCTCCCGTTCATATGCGGGCTTCACTGAGCAGCATCCGGCTCAAAACAGGCGACGGCCTGTACAGTAACCGGCGGCAGCCGCTGATGCAGCTGACTCAGGATACGGTGGGACGGCATGACTTCTTTTTTCCGGCGTGTGATTATTACCGCTATAAGATTGATTTCGGGCTGGAGGAGCATCCGAACTGCCATGATAACCTGCAGCAGGCACTGCAGAAATATGGCCTGGGGAACAGGGAGCTGCCCGATCCGATTAACTGGTTCATGAACAATAAGCTGGACGACAATCTCGACTATATCATTGAAGAGCCGCTCTCGAGGCCCGGTGATTATATTGCCCTCCTCGCTCTGACGGATGTGATAGTCGCCCTCTCCTCCTGCTCGCAGGATCTGGCTCCGGTCAACGGGTTCAAGGTTACGCCGCTGCTGATGCAGATTACGGGGTAG
- a CDS encoding AraC family transcriptional regulator, which translates to MRLNKLSSRRALYSRILVSMTLCVSLTFLASTIIYYNYYIGVEKTQAFRSDLSNLTQTSKEVVNMNEAAQSLSFQIYRNSTISKIVLYDKPDIYDVTAAMSELGNYLSSMPYIESIYVYNPKSAKLYIASSHGQNGVFTERELVDKGILDILNHYEEYKPFTPIPRVYSNGAKESDQVRAYTFLCYDAIGWDRSINSAVIVNISAPWINKEINTPADSESATFILSDNGTFLSGNSLEQQELGPEEAVWVRQKIKGDAEGYFIGTFAGVNSLISYTAPDALSWQYVRITPYDIITRQTDSIRNATLLIAALILIGGIGLSWLTSRTLYLPISRIVKEMNILESEKRDSMFMIRQNTMRDLVLGLKPLQSIQQMEKLRQLGIHFTFNDDYRMILLRIDNYKELRDERSSYLLAYKFAIMNIASEICGTTYRVETVDMNDDGILVLLNIVDPSEYTDTGLIETLLRQLQQACSDYLKISLTPTYSHIDRNAQQLHQLYKQVKDASNHRLFYGHGCIIAAQSISALQAQTYHYPTEKEKRLADALMCGKADEAMEHFSSIIRETQDYPFHTVQLAVSRLSVTIKEIISTVQKRNRLQSGNTSALPALDSVETVTELEEAFSAVFREMREQLSEKKNTKQHDLIRLINQKIADNYREPNLSLNQIADELDMSPIYISRLYKQQTLNSIVDVILEVRMREVCSLLENTDLPVTVIAERCGFTSSSYLHRMFKRSFGTTPSDYRRSKHA; encoded by the coding sequence ATGAGACTGAACAAGCTCAGCAGCCGGAGAGCGCTGTACAGCCGGATATTGGTCAGCATGACGCTTTGCGTATCCTTAACCTTCCTTGCCTCCACCATCATTTATTACAACTACTACATCGGCGTAGAGAAAACCCAGGCCTTCCGCTCCGACCTCAGCAACCTCACCCAGACCAGCAAAGAGGTTGTGAACATGAATGAGGCTGCACAATCCCTTTCTTTTCAAATTTACCGCAACAGCACTATCTCCAAAATCGTCCTCTACGACAAGCCCGACATCTACGACGTCACCGCCGCCATGTCCGAGCTCGGGAATTATCTAAGCTCCATGCCGTACATTGAGTCCATCTATGTCTATAATCCGAAAAGCGCCAAGCTATACATTGCCTCCTCCCACGGCCAGAATGGTGTTTTTACCGAGCGTGAGCTGGTGGATAAGGGCATTCTCGATATTTTGAACCATTATGAGGAATACAAGCCGTTTACACCGATTCCCCGCGTCTACTCGAACGGCGCCAAGGAGAGTGACCAGGTCCGGGCCTATACTTTTCTGTGCTATGACGCCATCGGCTGGGACCGTTCCATCAATTCAGCAGTCATTGTTAACATCTCCGCGCCCTGGATCAACAAGGAGATCAACACTCCGGCAGATTCTGAAAGCGCTACCTTTATTCTGTCTGACAACGGGACCTTTCTGTCCGGCAACAGTCTGGAGCAGCAGGAGCTGGGTCCTGAAGAAGCAGTGTGGGTGAGGCAAAAGATCAAGGGTGATGCTGAGGGCTATTTTATCGGAACCTTTGCAGGTGTTAATTCGCTGATCTCCTATACCGCACCGGATGCCCTAAGCTGGCAGTATGTGCGGATCACGCCGTATGACATCATCACCAGACAGACGGACAGCATCCGTAATGCCACTCTGCTGATCGCCGCCCTCATTCTCATCGGGGGGATCGGATTATCCTGGCTCACCTCAAGGACACTGTATCTGCCGATCAGCCGGATTGTTAAGGAGATGAATATTCTGGAGTCCGAGAAACGGGACAGCATGTTCATGATCAGGCAAAATACAATGCGCGATCTCGTTCTCGGCCTGAAGCCGCTGCAGTCGATTCAGCAGATGGAGAAGCTGAGACAGCTTGGCATCCATTTTACTTTTAATGATGACTACCGGATGATCCTGCTGCGTATCGATAATTACAAAGAGCTGCGGGATGAGCGCTCCTCCTACCTGCTGGCTTACAAATTCGCAATTATGAATATCGCCTCGGAAATCTGCGGCACGACCTACCGCGTCGAGACTGTGGATATGAATGATGACGGCATCCTGGTGCTCCTGAACATCGTTGATCCTAGCGAATACACCGACACCGGACTGATCGAGACGCTCCTGCGCCAGCTTCAGCAGGCCTGCTCCGATTATCTGAAGATCAGCCTCACACCCACCTACAGCCATATCGACCGGAACGCCCAGCAGCTGCACCAGCTTTATAAGCAGGTTAAGGATGCGTCGAACCACCGGCTGTTTTATGGACATGGATGTATCATAGCAGCGCAGTCTATAAGTGCACTTCAGGCTCAAACGTACCATTATCCGACGGAAAAAGAAAAACGTCTCGCCGACGCGCTCATGTGCGGCAAGGCCGATGAAGCAATGGAGCATTTCAGCTCCATTATCCGTGAGACACAAGACTATCCCTTCCATACCGTACAGCTTGCCGTGTCGAGACTCAGTGTGACGATAAAAGAAATTATCAGCACCGTCCAGAAACGCAACCGCCTGCAAAGCGGCAATACATCCGCTCTGCCTGCCCTGGATTCCGTAGAAACGGTCACCGAGCTGGAAGAGGCCTTCTCCGCCGTATTCCGTGAAATGCGTGAGCAGCTGTCCGAGAAAAAAAATACCAAGCAGCATGATCTGATCCGCCTGATCAACCAAAAGATCGCGGACAACTACCGGGAGCCGAATCTCAGCCTCAACCAGATTGCCGATGAGCTGGATATGTCGCCGATCTATATCAGCCGCCTCTACAAGCAGCAGACCCTGAACAGCATCGTCGATGTGATCCTGGAGGTGCGGATGCGCGAGGTATGCAGCCTGCTGGAAAATACCGACCTGCCGGTAACCGTCATCGCCGAGCGCTGCGGCTTCACCAGCAGCTCCTATCTGCACCGGATGTTCAAGCGCAGCTTCGGCACGACCCCGAGCGATTACCGGCGCTCTAAACATGCATAA
- a CDS encoding class I SAM-dependent methyltransferase — translation MEKQKLIRIFDKQAARYGNQREDARQTRWRRQLIGCAEGEVLELAVGAGANFPYYPPGIRLTAADFSTGMLEKARQAAAHYRMNSSFICSDIEELSFPDHSFDTIVSTLSFCSYARPLPVLQRLGRWCRPGGQILLMEHGISTSPALSLALRALNPLLYRIYGCHHTRDILGLVRESGLTINKVESHWQGMVHLIWASPQK, via the coding sequence GTGGAAAAGCAGAAGCTGATCCGGATCTTCGACAAGCAGGCTGCCCGGTACGGCAACCAACGGGAAGATGCCCGGCAGACACGCTGGCGCCGCCAGCTCATAGGCTGTGCCGAGGGCGAGGTTCTTGAGCTGGCCGTAGGGGCAGGCGCCAATTTTCCGTATTATCCTCCGGGCATCCGGCTTACCGCAGCAGATTTCAGCACGGGAATGCTGGAGAAGGCCAGACAGGCGGCAGCCCATTACCGGATGAACAGCAGCTTCATCTGCTCAGACATAGAAGAGCTGAGCTTCCCTGATCATTCGTTCGATACCATCGTATCGACCTTATCCTTCTGCAGCTACGCCCGCCCGCTGCCGGTACTGCAGCGCCTCGGCCGCTGGTGCAGACCCGGCGGGCAAATCCTGCTCATGGAGCATGGTATCAGCACGAGCCCGGCCCTTTCCCTGGCCCTCAGAGCACTTAACCCCCTGCTCTACCGGATTTACGGCTGCCACCATACCCGCGACATACTTGGGCTGGTCCGTGAGTCCGGCCTGACCATCAACAAGGTGGAGAGCCACTGGCAGGGGATGGTGCACCTGATTTGGGCCAGTCCTCAGAAGTAA
- a CDS encoding extracellular solute-binding protein: protein MTKKAGRRSLVTLTTAALALSLLAGCGGNSNGGNSANGANSSGEGGNAGTPAATESASTAAPAETGIDTSKKVELQFYMLGDAPKDLPVIQDEINKMAQEELNATVKFNYTSWTDWDQKYKLLLSSGQAIDLIFTADWTQYQSYAKRGAFLAIDDLLPKAAPELQKFVPESMWEDVKVDGKIYTVPATYKEYVTNGFVYREDLRKKYDLPVPKDLASYEAYMDGIAANEPDLMPMSLNSDIGNNLHYIYTELNKMVGALPYGMGVKYESPTTVYSYWGSDEQKEELKTMKRWADKGFIPKNVLNIKDTMQDPITSGKAASMFGDNPTRYNDMKMKISTTHPEWELAYSPFGLTTGYATPVHPIHNGFAIPKSSKNPERALAFYEKLVLDKRYNLLTQYGIEGKNYTVENGYYKLVGTSTSNGFSREGMNGWAWRNPEYMLFDQGFDGVKAIFDELDKIQKPDLFLGFAEDYSSYQAEKAALEQVEKQYLFPLQAGLVEDIDKGLDTFLQKAKQAGLEKIQAEWTKQWNAYVAEKGIK from the coding sequence ATGACAAAGAAAGCAGGCCGAAGATCTCTGGTTACGCTTACAACGGCGGCGCTGGCCTTATCGCTCCTTGCAGGCTGCGGAGGCAACAGCAATGGCGGCAACAGTGCAAACGGGGCAAACAGCAGCGGAGAGGGCGGCAATGCGGGTACCCCTGCGGCAACAGAAAGCGCCAGTACAGCAGCCCCGGCAGAGACCGGTATCGACACGTCCAAGAAGGTGGAGCTTCAGTTCTATATGCTCGGGGATGCGCCGAAGGATCTGCCGGTCATCCAGGACGAAATCAACAAAATGGCGCAGGAAGAGCTGAACGCCACCGTCAAGTTCAACTATACCAGCTGGACGGACTGGGATCAGAAATACAAGCTGCTGCTGTCCTCCGGGCAGGCGATTGATCTGATTTTTACGGCGGACTGGACCCAATATCAATCGTATGCAAAACGCGGTGCCTTCCTGGCGATAGACGACCTGCTGCCTAAGGCTGCTCCTGAGCTGCAAAAGTTTGTCCCGGAATCGATGTGGGAGGATGTAAAGGTAGACGGCAAAATCTACACGGTACCTGCCACATACAAGGAGTATGTGACCAACGGCTTCGTATACCGCGAGGATCTGCGCAAGAAATATGATCTGCCGGTGCCAAAGGATCTGGCCAGCTATGAGGCTTACATGGACGGCATTGCCGCGAACGAGCCGGATCTGATGCCAATGTCCCTGAACAGTGATATCGGCAATAATCTCCACTACATTTATACCGAGCTTAACAAAATGGTCGGTGCGCTCCCTTACGGCATGGGCGTGAAATATGAATCCCCGACTACCGTCTACTCCTACTGGGGCTCCGATGAGCAAAAAGAAGAGCTGAAAACGATGAAGCGCTGGGCGGACAAAGGCTTTATCCCGAAAAACGTGCTGAACATCAAGGACACGATGCAGGACCCGATTACTTCCGGCAAAGCAGCCAGCATGTTCGGGGATAACCCGACCCGCTACAATGACATGAAGATGAAGATCAGCACGACTCATCCCGAGTGGGAGCTGGCCTATTCCCCGTTCGGTCTGACTACCGGTTATGCTACGCCTGTGCATCCGATTCATAACGGTTTTGCGATTCCGAAGAGCAGCAAGAATCCGGAACGCGCACTGGCCTTCTATGAGAAGCTGGTACTCGACAAACGCTACAATCTGCTGACCCAGTACGGGATCGAGGGCAAGAACTACACCGTTGAGAACGGCTATTACAAGCTGGTCGGCACCAGCACCAGCAACGGCTTCTCCCGCGAAGGAATGAACGGCTGGGCCTGGCGGAATCCGGAGTACATGCTGTTTGACCAGGGCTTCGACGGGGTGAAGGCGATCTTTGATGAGCTGGACAAAATCCAGAAGCCGGACTTGTTCCTTGGCTTTGCGGAAGACTACTCCTCCTACCAGGCGGAAAAAGCGGCGCTGGAGCAGGTGGAGAAGCAATACCTCTTCCCGCTGCAGGCCGGGCTTGTCGAGGACATCGACAAGGGTCTGGATACCTTCCTGCAGAAGGCCAAACAGGCTGGTCTGGAGAAGATCCAGGCGGAGTGGACGAAGCAGTGGAATGCGTACGTGGCTGAAAAAGGTATTAAATAG
- a CDS encoding carbohydrate ABC transporter permease has protein sequence MHIKDDPYTRLLQGLAYAVIILGSLACLIPFLLIISASLTANESIIKDGYHLIPAEFSLEGYKTVFTFPDEVLRAYGVTLFTTVTGTLTGLFFMTMAGYVLARKDFKYRNTFSFYIYFTTLFGGGLVPWYIMITKYLHLTDSYGALIFPGLMTPFLIILMKNFIRSAVPEELFESAKIDGAGDFRIYWRIVLQLSMPGIATVGLFLALAYWNDWFSSSLFINDPHKYQLQFHLYNVINSAAFIANMGAGTGVSLGSDLPTESTKMAMAIVVTGPILFLYPFIQRYFVKGLTIGAVKG, from the coding sequence ATGCATATTAAAGACGATCCTTATACAAGGCTGCTGCAGGGATTGGCGTACGCGGTCATTATTCTCGGCTCGCTGGCCTGCCTGATACCGTTTCTGCTGATTATATCCGCCTCCCTGACAGCCAATGAGTCGATCATCAAGGATGGCTATCATCTGATCCCGGCGGAGTTTTCGCTGGAGGGCTACAAAACGGTGTTCACCTTCCCGGATGAGGTGCTGCGGGCCTACGGGGTTACGCTGTTTACGACGGTGACGGGTACGCTGACAGGGCTGTTTTTTATGACAATGGCCGGGTATGTGCTGGCCCGCAAGGATTTTAAATACCGTAATACGTTCTCCTTCTATATCTACTTTACGACGCTGTTCGGCGGGGGGCTGGTGCCCTGGTACATCATGATTACTAAATATCTGCATCTGACGGATTCGTATGGTGCGCTGATTTTTCCGGGGCTGATGACTCCGTTCCTGATTATCCTGATGAAAAACTTTATCCGTTCGGCGGTTCCCGAGGAGCTGTTCGAATCGGCCAAAATCGACGGGGCCGGCGATTTCCGGATCTACTGGCGCATTGTGCTCCAGCTGTCGATGCCCGGCATTGCCACGGTGGGCCTGTTCCTCGCACTGGCCTACTGGAATGACTGGTTCTCCTCCTCACTGTTCATCAATGATCCGCATAAATATCAGCTGCAGTTCCATCTGTACAATGTCATCAACTCGGCGGCGTTTATCGCCAACATGGGCGCGGGCACCGGGGTCAGCCTGGGCAGTGACCTGCCGACGGAATCCACCAAGATGGCCATGGCCATTGTGGTTACCGGACCGATTCTGTTCCTGTACCCGTTCATCCAGCGCTATTTCGTAAAAGGCTTGACGATCGGGGCTGTAAAAGGTTAG
- a CDS encoding ABC transporter permease: MRQRTRKSGTPLAIELPLKGGTPAASPLGAGTIKKKKKGFLHELIHNRVLFLMLLPALLFFLINSYFPMVGVYYAFTQFDFNSGLFDAPFVGFKNFEFLWKSGTLVKLTLNTIGYNLAFILLGNVLAIVCAILLSELRVKWFKKLTQSIMFLPYFVSFVILSVIVYNVFNYDSGFLNTLLARFGAGPVDVYNKPLVWIFLIILFYLWKNLGYSMVIYLAAITGISDEYYEAAKIDGAHIFQRIWYITVPMLKSTFVVLLLFSLGSIMKGQFDLFYQLIGNNGVLYNTTDILDTYVFRSLKVTFDIGMATAAGLYQSLFGFILIMTVNYIIRKINDDYALF, from the coding sequence TTGAGACAGCGCACACGCAAATCCGGAACACCGCTGGCGATAGAGCTTCCTTTAAAGGGAGGCACTCCGGCAGCTTCACCACTGGGGGCTGGCACCATAAAGAAGAAAAAGAAGGGCTTTCTGCACGAGCTGATCCATAACCGGGTTCTGTTTCTGATGCTGCTCCCGGCACTGCTGTTTTTCCTGATCAATTCGTATTTTCCGATGGTAGGCGTCTATTACGCGTTCACCCAGTTTGACTTCAATTCAGGTCTGTTCGATGCACCGTTCGTCGGGTTCAAGAACTTTGAATTCCTATGGAAGTCCGGCACGCTGGTAAAGCTTACCCTGAATACGATCGGCTACAATCTGGCTTTTATCCTGCTTGGCAACGTTCTGGCAATTGTCTGTGCAATCCTGCTCAGCGAGCTGCGCGTCAAATGGTTCAAAAAGCTGACCCAGTCGATTATGTTCCTGCCGTACTTTGTATCCTTCGTTATCCTGAGTGTTATCGTCTACAACGTATTCAATTATGATAGCGGTTTCCTGAATACGCTGCTGGCCAGATTCGGTGCGGGTCCGGTCGATGTGTACAATAAGCCGCTGGTGTGGATCTTCCTGATCATTCTTTTTTACCTGTGGAAAAATCTCGGCTACAGCATGGTGATCTACCTCGCGGCCATTACCGGAATCAGTGACGAATATTATGAGGCGGCCAAAATCGACGGTGCACATATTTTCCAGCGGATCTGGTATATCACAGTACCGATGCTGAAGTCGACCTTCGTTGTGCTGCTGCTGTTCTCGCTCGGCAGTATTATGAAGGGACAGTTTGACCTCTTTTACCAGCTAATAGGTAATAACGGGGTGCTCTACAATACAACGGATATTCTGGACACGTATGTATTCCGTTCACTAAAGGTGACGTTTGACATCGGGATGGCGACGGCGGCGGGGCTCTACCAATCCCTGTTCGGCTTCATTCTCATCATGACCGTCAACTACATTATCCGCAAAATAAACGATGACTACGCGCTGTTCTAG
- a CDS encoding MATE family efflux transporter: MKPNVKLKTGNVGLWVLAWPIFIEIFLQTLLGTVDTIMVSRISDDAVAVVGISNQLFGALTTLFTTFAGGAGILIAQRLGSGRQEDARVIAIMGVTASTVLGLIVSVVMFLFADPIGGALNISGELIPLAHVYLTYVGGGLFLVGLTASLGSAIRNTGNTRGPMYTGVAVNVIHIILNYIFIFGMFGLPQMGLGGIAISNVISRGLGTIVLLVMFCGAFERRIRLRDFAVFKRKLFGEIVKISWPLGLNSSAWVVSQLAIYSFLAMLGAKELAARTYLNTLESFCFTLGYAVAMAGQIRIATLFGARQLSEVYRSAFRTLYIGLAIVSANVVLLFAFGKSLLGMFTVDGEIISIGVTLLVLNLLLQPCKMLNMAMGNALNAIGDTRYTMTISLICMTTIGIGGSYLLGISWGWGLVGIYCCMIADEAARGLLVLRRWRGRKVLYASESQNGGQRTVQGKAAEASF, from the coding sequence GTGAAACCCAACGTGAAACTGAAGACAGGAAACGTCGGACTTTGGGTGCTGGCCTGGCCGATTTTTATTGAGATTTTTCTGCAGACGCTGCTGGGAACCGTGGATACCATTATGGTCAGCCGTATTTCGGACGATGCGGTGGCGGTCGTCGGCATATCGAACCAGCTGTTTGGGGCGCTGACAACATTGTTCACCACCTTTGCCGGCGGCGCAGGCATTCTGATTGCCCAGCGGCTCGGTTCGGGACGGCAGGAGGATGCACGTGTAATTGCGATAATGGGGGTTACAGCAAGTACGGTGCTGGGGCTTATCGTCAGCGTGGTTATGTTTTTGTTCGCCGATCCGATCGGGGGAGCGCTGAATATATCCGGAGAGCTGATTCCGCTGGCTCATGTCTATCTGACTTATGTGGGCGGCGGATTATTCCTGGTAGGACTGACCGCTTCCCTGGGCTCGGCTATCCGCAATACAGGCAATACCCGGGGGCCGATGTATACGGGGGTTGCAGTTAATGTAATCCATATTATTCTGAATTATATTTTTATCTTCGGCATGTTCGGACTGCCGCAAATGGGACTTGGCGGAATCGCCATCTCTAATGTGATCAGCAGAGGGCTCGGCACAATTGTTCTGCTGGTGATGTTCTGCGGCGCCTTTGAACGCAGAATCCGGCTGCGGGATTTCGCTGTCTTCAAGCGGAAGCTGTTCGGGGAGATTGTGAAGATCAGCTGGCCGCTGGGGCTGAATTCCTCAGCCTGGGTAGTCTCACAGCTGGCGATTTACTCTTTTCTGGCTATGCTCGGGGCCAAAGAGCTGGCGGCACGCACCTATCTGAATACACTGGAGTCGTTCTGCTTTACCCTGGGCTACGCGGTAGCGATGGCAGGCCAGATCCGGATTGCTACTTTATTCGGCGCACGTCAGCTGTCTGAGGTCTACCGCAGCGCATTCCGGACGCTGTATATCGGGCTGGCAATTGTCAGTGCGAATGTCGTGCTGCTGTTCGCTTTTGGAAAGTCACTGCTTGGTATGTTCACGGTAGACGGGGAGATTATCTCAATTGGTGTGACGCTGCTGGTGCTGAACCTGCTGCTGCAGCCGTGCAAAATGCTCAACATGGCCATGGGCAATGCGCTTAACGCCATCGGGGATACCCGCTATACGATGACGATTTCCCTGATCTGCATGACCACTATTGGAATCGGAGGTTCCTATCTCCTCGGCATCAGCTGGGGCTGGGGTCTGGTCGGTATTTACTGCTGCATGATCGCCGATGAAGCGGCGAGAGGGCTCTTGGTGCTGCGGCGCTGGCGCGGGCGGAAGGTGCTGTATGCATCAGAATCGCAGAATGGAGGTCAGCGGACTGTCCAGGGCAAAGCGGCAGAGGCTTCTTTTTAA
- a CDS encoding AraC family transcriptional regulator → MSLLQFSSPPLPHYIISGLTNYPQGFRHVNRHNIKVFDLLVVREGCLYLGEEDRTYEVRAGEALILRPDCHHYGTEACREDGSYYWLHFQTPGPWCSISCHAEAPRERDTTEESDHFNLYNARTFSLRLSQYMTLLQPARMEELLAQLELLKVNAHLDAVRFKQQMLFQELLQQLSASVHRERSASQSTACAEQAASFLRAHYREEITTGMLGDCLNFHPVYIARCMNQEYGCPPMEYLLRYRIEQSKLLLMQTSFPIARIAEEVGFNQAPYFSSSFMKLEGISPRQYRQRFS, encoded by the coding sequence ATGAGTCTGCTCCAATTCTCCAGCCCGCCGCTGCCGCATTACATTATCAGCGGACTTACGAATTATCCGCAGGGCTTCCGCCATGTGAACCGCCATAACATCAAAGTGTTCGACCTGCTGGTCGTCCGGGAGGGCTGCCTCTATCTTGGCGAAGAGGACAGAACCTATGAAGTCCGGGCAGGAGAAGCACTGATTCTCCGTCCGGACTGCCATCATTACGGGACCGAAGCTTGCCGTGAGGACGGCTCCTACTACTGGCTCCATTTTCAGACCCCGGGTCCGTGGTGTTCCATAAGCTGTCATGCTGAAGCTCCCCGTGAACGGGATACCACGGAGGAGTCTGATCATTTCAACTTGTATAACGCACGTACCTTCAGCCTCCGGCTGTCGCAGTATATGACGCTGCTGCAGCCGGCCAGAATGGAGGAGCTGCTCGCCCAGCTCGAGCTCCTTAAGGTCAACGCCCACCTGGATGCCGTCCGCTTCAAGCAGCAGATGCTGTTCCAGGAGCTGCTGCAGCAGCTCTCCGCCTCCGTGCACCGCGAACGGTCCGCGTCTCAATCGACCGCCTGCGCCGAGCAGGCGGCCTCCTTCCTCCGCGCCCATTACCGCGAGGAGATTACGACCGGCATGCTGGGCGACTGCCTCAACTTTCATCCGGTCTATATCGCCCGCTGCATGAATCAGGAGTACGGCTGTCCTCCGATGGAATACCTGCTCCGCTACCGGATCGAGCAGAGCAAGCTGCTGCTGATGCAGACCAGCTTCCCGATTGCCCGTATTGCCGAGGAGGTCGGCTTCAACCAGGCGCCCTACTTCAGCTCCAGCTTCATGAAGCTGGAGGGGATTTCGCCGCGCCAGTACCGGCAGCGGTTCTCTTGA
- a CDS encoding cysteine hydrolase family protein, producing the protein MGKHAIVVIDMLNDFIHPDGALTCPNGAGIVPALQDLIAFSHENEIQVIFVQEAHRKNDADFRVRPVHAIKGSWGSDFIAELTPDESKGDYVVQKRRHSAFSYTDMDLFLREEGIDTVAVTGVWTNVCVRSTASDAMYHTYKVVCISDCCASKDEEMHRSGLRDIGIFGEVVTLEQYKEKYAVVKG; encoded by the coding sequence ATGGGAAAACACGCAATAGTAGTCATAGATATGCTAAATGATTTTATTCATCCGGACGGGGCACTGACTTGTCCAAACGGAGCGGGAATCGTACCGGCGCTCCAGGACCTGATTGCGTTCAGCCACGAAAATGAGATCCAGGTGATCTTCGTACAGGAAGCGCACCGCAAAAACGATGCCGACTTCCGGGTCCGGCCGGTTCATGCTATCAAGGGCAGCTGGGGATCGGATTTCATTGCCGAGCTTACACCGGATGAGTCAAAGGGAGACTATGTGGTGCAAAAGAGACGCCACAGCGCGTTCAGCTATACGGATATGGACCTGTTCCTGCGGGAAGAGGGGATCGACACGGTAGCGGTTACCGGTGTATGGACCAATGTCTGTGTCCGCTCAACGGCATCGGATGCGATGTACCATACGTACAAGGTTGTCTGCATCAGCGACTGCTGCGCTTCCAAGGATGAGGAGATGCACCGGTCGGGGCTGCGCGATATCGGGATCTTTGGCGAGGTGGTAACGCTGGAGCAGTATAAAGAGAAGTACGCGGTGGTGAAAGGCTAA